One segment of Paenibacillus pabuli DNA contains the following:
- a CDS encoding stress protein, which translates to MRKYIGWVFVLGLILSITAACSSNESESAITLDDIVTEFQEAGLKVETPTQTISEEHALANLGFKDVQRILVPALGEGEGGYLFLFEDKTDLEKLKDFYEEPGKSTLMPNSHAYAQDNILLQMSDQMSQTEFDRYVEVIKGL; encoded by the coding sequence TTGAGAAAATACATTGGTTGGGTTTTCGTATTAGGCCTCATTCTAAGCATAACTGCTGCCTGCTCTTCGAATGAGAGTGAGTCTGCGATTACTCTTGATGATATTGTCACCGAGTTCCAAGAGGCTGGTCTTAAGGTCGAAACTCCAACGCAGACTATCAGTGAGGAACACGCATTGGCTAACTTAGGTTTTAAAGATGTGCAGCGCATTTTGGTGCCAGCTCTGGGTGAAGGTGAGGGTGGGTATCTATTCTTGTTTGAGGATAAAACCGATCTTGAGAAACTGAAGGATTTTTACGAGGAACCCGGAAAATCAACGCTAATGCCTAATTCGCATGCCTATGCCCAAGATAATATTCTTTTGCAGATGAGTGACCAAATGAGTCAAACCGAGTTTGATCGATATGTAGAGGTTATTAAGGGTTTATGA
- a CDS encoding restriction endonuclease subunit S produces MAKFEMKLLNELCEINIGKTPARAEQVYWGFGNFWLSIADIKSKYIDTTKETITDIAIEKCNMKIIPKNTVVMSFKLSLGKLAILKENMYSNEAIASFPILKSGTVLPEYLYYALKTVRLERYADKAAKGTTLNKKKLNQIKIPYTDIENQKKIVLIMNVAEDLVLKRQSQITALDELTQSLFLEMFGSKNQSELTEISEIAEVLGGLQVSGKRKDNPIEVPYLRVGNVYRNALVLDEIKFIRVTENELKRAILKKHDILVVEGHGNKKEIGRASRWNGEISNCVHQNHLIKVRVVNEHVRPEYLCSFINSIGGKIHMYKNSNTTSGLNTINTNVVRKMKVYIPPLTEQDKFIALEDEINKKRRKMSESLVQIKFLYNSLLQKAFKGELFLK; encoded by the coding sequence ATGGCAAAGTTCGAAATGAAATTATTGAATGAATTATGTGAAATTAATATTGGTAAAACACCAGCAAGAGCTGAACAAGTTTACTGGGGTTTTGGTAATTTTTGGCTATCTATTGCGGATATAAAGAGTAAATATATTGATACAACTAAAGAAACCATTACAGACATTGCAATTGAAAAGTGTAATATGAAAATAATTCCTAAAAATACTGTGGTGATGAGTTTTAAATTATCACTAGGGAAACTGGCTATTTTGAAAGAGAATATGTATTCGAATGAAGCAATAGCGTCTTTCCCTATATTAAAATCAGGTACAGTACTCCCAGAGTATCTTTACTATGCGTTAAAAACTGTTAGATTAGAGAGATATGCGGATAAAGCGGCAAAAGGCACTACATTGAATAAAAAGAAATTAAATCAAATTAAAATCCCATATACAGATATTGAAAATCAGAAGAAAATTGTGTTAATTATGAATGTGGCAGAGGATTTAGTATTGAAACGCCAATCTCAAATCACAGCATTAGATGAATTAACACAAAGTTTGTTTTTAGAGATGTTTGGTTCAAAAAATCAATCGGAATTAACTGAAATAAGTGAAATAGCGGAAGTACTTGGTGGATTACAAGTGTCTGGTAAAAGGAAAGATAATCCCATTGAAGTTCCTTATTTAAGGGTGGGGAATGTCTATAGAAACGCATTAGTTTTAGATGAAATAAAATTTATTAGGGTTACTGAGAATGAACTGAAGCGAGCAATATTAAAGAAACATGATATCTTGGTTGTTGAAGGACATGGTAATAAAAAAGAAATTGGAAGAGCAAGTAGATGGAATGGAGAAATATCGAATTGTGTACATCAAAACCATCTAATTAAAGTTAGAGTTGTTAATGAACATGTGAGACCAGAATATTTATGCTCATTTATTAATTCTATTGGTGGCAAAATTCATATGTATAAAAATAGTAATACAACTTCAGGCTTAAATACAATTAATACAAATGTGGTTAGGAAAATGAAAGTTTATATACCTCCATTAACAGAACAAGATAAGTTTATTGCTTTAGAAGATGAAATTAATAAGAAGAGAAGAAAAATGTCAGAGTCTCTTGTACAAATTAAGTTTTTATACAATTCCCTACTCCAAAAAGCATTCAAAGGCGAACTCTTTCTAAAATAA
- a CDS encoding DEAD/DEAH box helicase family protein — protein MLNFDFLKEKQSFTSFANACFEAEKAMQVSPATVAILSRRALELAVKWVYQFDNDVRIPYQDNLSSLIHNRHFLGIIDEELLPMMKYVVKLGNAAVHTNVAITRDEAVLSLHNLHQFVAWIDYCYAEEYTASMFDEALLYDAVYKRERPEELSDLYDKLSAKDQSLEELRKQNEELRAQLTANRVDSQRDYNFDVDMISEFETRKRYIDLDLKLAGWEIGRNVEEEYPVTGMPNAKGEGYVDYVLRGTNGKILAVVEAKRTSRDPKQGRNQAKLYADCVEQIQGLRPVIFYTNGFETHIWHDQYAARKVSGFYTQDELQLLIDRRQIKHPLTNIEIDEDITNRYYQKKAILAICNTFSNNQRKGLLVMATGSGKTRTAISLVDVLTKNYWVKNVLFLADRTSLVKQAFRNFNTILPNLSLSNMLEKNSNPEAARMVFSTYPTMMNAIDEVKRKDGNRLFTIGHFDLIIIDESHRSIYQKYKSIFDYFDGMLVGLTATPKDELDKNTYTIFDLENGVPTFAYELATAVEDGYLVDYRTRETTLRILDDGIRYDNLSEEEKEEFEEIFEDEPQVKDIDSSAINHFVFNKNTIDHVLNDLMEYGLKVEGGDKLGKTIIFAKNHKHAMEIKKRFDLKFSKYGGDFAEVIDYSVEYYQTLIDDFSTPDKMPQIAISVDMLDTGIDVPDVLNLVFFKKMRSKTKFWQMIGRGTRLREDLFGPGLNKSYFLIFDYLRNFEYFRVNEKGEEAKITQTLTERLFNTKVDIVRELQSIQYQEAPFISYREQLLEEIVSDVRALDDENFRVHQYLQYVHRYQNKEIWRALSVVQTNEVKENISTLITPIEDDELAKRFDLLMLTIELASLQSNNATKPIRRVIDTAEALSKLGTIPQVLAQKDLIDDVRTMEFWEEVSLVDLERVRIALRDLIRYIERSGQKIYYTDFQDEVLTVAENTSIYNVNDLQSYRKKVEHYLKEHQHEATLAIYKLRNNKPLTKQDVEYLEQILWSELGSKEQYEKDYGDTPVTKLVRKIVGLDRQAAVKAFSTFISEQNLNLQQTKFVELIIDYIVKNGTLERQALQQDPFSSIGGIMVVFKDQLPKARGILDIIDHINRNAEDISKDYSQSPFAY, from the coding sequence ATGTTGAACTTCGATTTTTTAAAAGAGAAACAGTCATTTACTAGCTTTGCCAATGCCTGCTTTGAAGCGGAAAAGGCGATGCAAGTTAGCCCGGCCACGGTTGCGATTTTATCGCGCCGTGCGCTCGAGCTTGCGGTCAAATGGGTGTATCAGTTTGATAACGATGTGAGAATACCCTATCAGGATAACCTCTCAAGCTTGATTCATAATCGTCACTTTTTAGGCATCATTGATGAAGAACTGTTGCCGATGATGAAATATGTGGTGAAGCTTGGTAATGCAGCTGTACATACGAATGTGGCAATTACTCGCGATGAAGCGGTGTTGTCTTTACATAATTTACATCAGTTTGTGGCATGGATTGATTATTGTTACGCAGAGGAATATACCGCATCAATGTTTGATGAGGCGTTACTGTATGATGCAGTATACAAGCGAGAGCGTCCAGAGGAACTAAGTGATTTATATGATAAGCTAAGTGCTAAGGATCAGTCACTTGAAGAGCTTCGTAAGCAGAATGAAGAACTCCGGGCACAACTTACCGCTAATCGTGTAGATTCACAACGAGATTACAATTTTGATGTCGATATGATTTCAGAATTTGAGACGCGTAAACGCTATATCGATTTAGATTTAAAGTTAGCTGGTTGGGAAATTGGTAGAAACGTTGAGGAAGAATATCCGGTAACAGGCATGCCAAATGCAAAAGGTGAAGGTTACGTAGATTATGTGTTACGCGGTACAAATGGTAAAATATTAGCTGTTGTTGAAGCGAAACGTACTTCACGTGATCCCAAACAAGGACGTAACCAAGCAAAACTATATGCAGATTGTGTAGAGCAGATACAAGGGTTACGGCCCGTCATCTTTTATACAAACGGCTTTGAAACGCATATTTGGCATGATCAATATGCAGCACGTAAAGTGTCAGGATTTTATACACAAGATGAGCTACAATTATTAATCGACCGTCGCCAAATCAAGCATCCTTTAACGAATATTGAAATAGATGAGGATATTACAAACCGATATTATCAAAAAAAAGCGATTCTAGCGATTTGTAATACGTTCAGTAACAACCAACGGAAAGGCTTACTCGTTATGGCAACAGGCAGTGGTAAAACACGTACAGCGATCTCATTAGTCGATGTTTTAACTAAAAATTATTGGGTGAAAAATGTACTGTTTCTTGCGGATCGTACATCTTTAGTGAAGCAAGCGTTTCGTAACTTCAACACAATTCTTCCGAACTTATCATTAAGCAATATGCTTGAAAAAAATTCGAACCCCGAAGCTGCCCGTATGGTGTTCTCGACATATCCAACGATGATGAATGCGATTGATGAAGTGAAGCGTAAGGACGGCAACCGTTTATTTACGATAGGGCATTTCGATTTAATTATTATTGACGAATCACACCGTTCAATCTATCAGAAGTATAAAAGCATTTTCGATTATTTCGATGGGATGCTTGTCGGTTTAACCGCAACGCCAAAGGATGAACTTGATAAAAATACGTACACGATTTTTGATTTAGAAAACGGCGTACCGACCTTTGCCTATGAATTAGCGACGGCTGTAGAGGATGGCTACTTAGTTGATTATCGTACACGAGAAACCACGTTGAGAATTTTAGATGATGGTATTCGTTATGATAATTTATCCGAGGAAGAAAAAGAAGAGTTTGAAGAGATTTTTGAAGATGAACCGCAAGTAAAGGATATTGATAGCTCAGCCATTAATCATTTTGTATTTAACAAGAACACAATTGATCATGTGTTAAATGACTTAATGGAATATGGCTTGAAGGTTGAAGGTGGAGACAAGTTAGGGAAGACTATTATTTTCGCCAAAAACCACAAGCATGCGATGGAGATCAAAAAACGCTTTGACTTGAAATTCTCAAAATACGGTGGTGATTTTGCTGAAGTAATCGATTATAGTGTGGAATATTATCAGACGCTTATAGATGACTTCTCAACCCCAGACAAGATGCCACAAATTGCTATTTCGGTTGATATGCTAGATACGGGAATTGATGTGCCGGATGTATTAAACTTAGTCTTCTTTAAAAAAATGCGTTCAAAAACAAAGTTCTGGCAAATGATTGGACGCGGAACACGTCTTCGTGAAGACTTATTTGGACCAGGATTGAATAAGAGCTACTTCTTAATATTTGATTATTTGAGAAATTTTGAATATTTCCGTGTGAACGAAAAAGGTGAAGAAGCCAAAATAACTCAAACGTTAACAGAAAGGTTATTTAATACAAAGGTTGACATTGTACGTGAATTACAATCAATTCAATATCAAGAAGCACCGTTTATATCTTATCGAGAACAGCTATTGGAGGAAATTGTATCGGATGTCCGAGCATTAGACGATGAGAATTTTCGAGTGCACCAATACTTACAATATGTGCACAGGTATCAAAATAAGGAGATCTGGAGAGCTTTATCAGTCGTGCAGACCAATGAAGTGAAAGAAAATATTTCAACGTTGATTACACCGATTGAAGATGATGAGTTAGCCAAACGCTTTGATCTTTTAATGCTAACGATTGAATTAGCAAGTTTGCAGTCGAATAATGCCACAAAGCCAATTCGCCGAGTTATCGATACAGCCGAAGCACTTTCAAAACTGGGGACAATTCCACAAGTATTAGCACAAAAAGATTTGATTGATGATGTACGGACGATGGAATTTTGGGAAGAGGTTTCGCTTGTTGATCTAGAAAGGGTACGTATTGCACTACGCGATTTAATTCGCTATATTGAGCGTTCGGGTCAGAAAATCTACTACACGGATTTCCAAGATGAAGTGTTAACTGTTGCAGAAAATACGTCGATTTATAATGTGAATGACTTACAAAGCTATCGTAAAAAGGTAGAGCATTACTTAAAAGAGCATCAACATGAGGCTACATTAGCGATATATAAGCTACGTAACAATAAACCATTAACGAAGCAAGATGTAGAATACTTAGAGCAAATTTTGTGGAGTGAACTTGGTTCCAAAGAACAGTACGAAAAAGACTATGGAGATACCCCTGTCACAAAGCTTGTTCGTAAAATTGTCGGTCTTGACCGCCAAGCTGCTGTTAAAGCATTTTCAACATTTATTTCTGAACAGAACTTGAACTTACAACAAACGAAATTCGTTGAGTTGATCATTGACTACATCGTTAAGAATGGCACATTAGAACGCCAAGCATTGCAGCAAGATCCGTTTAGTTCAATAGGTGGCATCATGGTTGTGTTCAAGGACCAGCTTCCAAAGGCTCGAGGAATTTTAGATATCATCGACCATATCAACCGTAATGCGGAGGATATTTCTAAAGACTATTCACAAAGTCCTTTTGCATATTAG
- a CDS encoding type I restriction-modification system subunit M, translated as MITGEIKNKIDTIWTTLWTEGNTNPLTNIEQLTYLLFIKGLDEGELKKENEAEFLGLEYKGIFSEMPADFNEVQKKHWPMMRWTQFKNLPAQEMYEVMVSTIFPFIKTLGGKEESAFSKYMKDAMFQINKPATLQKVVTALDSIPMEERDTKGDIYEYLLSKLQQAGTNGQFRTPRHIINMMVELMKPSPEDIIIDPAMGSAGFLVSASEYLRKNHQDLFLIQGLNEHFHNHMFYGNDMDTTMLRIGAMNMMLHGVDAPNIDYRDSVSEDNIDKDKYSLVLANPPFTGSVDKDSLANDLSYVVTKSSNTAKTELLFTALILRILKPGGRASVIIPDGALFGTTIAHKAIRKELIDNNKLEAVISMPSGVFKPYAGVSTGIMIFTKTGTGGTDNVWFYDMKADGYSLDDKRIPIEENDVEDIIARFSNLKGEAERKRTEQSFFVPVDEIREQGYDLSINKYKEIEYEEIQLRSPRELIKDIEVLEDEILANLKLLKECVN; from the coding sequence ATGATTACAGGTGAGATCAAAAACAAGATCGATACTATTTGGACAACATTATGGACAGAGGGGAATACAAACCCTTTAACAAATATCGAGCAATTAACATACTTACTCTTCATTAAAGGCCTAGATGAAGGCGAACTTAAGAAAGAAAACGAAGCGGAATTTTTAGGGCTTGAATATAAAGGGATCTTCTCAGAAATGCCAGCAGACTTCAATGAAGTGCAAAAGAAACATTGGCCAATGATGCGTTGGACACAGTTTAAGAACTTACCAGCCCAAGAAATGTATGAAGTTATGGTGAGTACGATTTTCCCTTTCATCAAAACGTTAGGTGGTAAAGAAGAATCTGCATTCTCAAAATACATGAAAGATGCAATGTTCCAAATTAATAAGCCTGCTACATTACAAAAAGTAGTAACAGCACTTGATAGCATCCCAATGGAAGAGCGTGATACAAAAGGGGACATTTACGAGTACTTATTATCGAAGCTACAACAAGCGGGTACAAACGGTCAATTCCGTACACCACGCCATATTATCAATATGATGGTAGAACTCATGAAACCGTCACCAGAAGATATCATTATCGATCCGGCAATGGGATCAGCGGGTTTCCTTGTTTCAGCAAGTGAATACTTACGAAAGAACCATCAAGATCTGTTTTTAATACAAGGGCTAAATGAGCATTTCCATAACCATATGTTCTATGGTAACGATATGGATACAACGATGCTACGTATTGGAGCTATGAATATGATGCTTCATGGGGTAGATGCCCCAAATATTGATTACCGTGATTCTGTTTCAGAAGATAATATTGATAAAGACAAATATTCATTAGTTTTAGCAAATCCGCCATTTACAGGTTCTGTTGATAAAGACTCACTTGCGAACGATTTATCGTATGTTGTTACGAAATCTTCAAATACAGCAAAAACTGAACTTCTATTTACTGCTTTAATTTTACGGATTTTAAAACCAGGTGGAAGAGCTTCAGTCATAATTCCTGATGGAGCATTATTTGGAACTACTATAGCACATAAAGCGATAAGAAAAGAACTAATAGATAATAATAAATTAGAGGCTGTTATTTCGATGCCAAGTGGCGTATTTAAACCGTATGCAGGAGTTTCAACAGGTATTATGATCTTCACGAAAACAGGTACAGGTGGAACGGATAACGTATGGTTCTATGATATGAAAGCAGATGGTTATTCGTTAGACGATAAACGCATACCAATTGAAGAAAATGATGTTGAAGATATTATTGCACGGTTTAGTAACTTAAAAGGTGAAGCAGAACGTAAACGTACAGAGCAATCATTCTTTGTGCCAGTGGATGAGATTCGTGAGCAAGGGTATGATTTGTCAATTAATAAATATAAAGAGATTGAGTATGAAGAAATACAATTACGATCACCTAGAGAGCTTATTAAAGATATTGAAGTACTTGAGGATGAGATTTTAGCAAATTTGAAATTGTTGAAAGAGTGTGTTAATTAA
- a CDS encoding aldo/keto reductase: protein MNHRIPEYTLNDGLKVPAIGFGTYSLKGAEGVKSIVSALDVGYRLIDTAYNYENEATVGKAIKQSSVAREELLISSKLPGRYHDYNKAIVAIEESLYRADLDYYDLYLIHWPNPKQDKYVEAWQALIEAKKRGYIRSIGVSNFLPEHNERLIKETGVAPSLNQIELHPFFDQAEQRKKDSEHGIVNESWSPIGRGNDAVQDVVKDEKILRIAEAHGKTGTQVILRWHTQLGSIPIPKAGSLQHQKENIDIFDFELSEQEMEVISSFNRQDGRLWGQDPSEYEEF from the coding sequence ATGAATCATCGAATTCCGGAATATACGTTGAATGATGGCTTGAAAGTACCGGCAATTGGGTTTGGTACCTATAGCTTAAAAGGTGCAGAGGGCGTTAAATCCATTGTATCTGCGCTGGATGTGGGTTACCGATTAATTGATACGGCCTATAACTATGAGAACGAGGCGACGGTCGGAAAGGCCATCAAGCAGAGCTCTGTTGCGAGAGAAGAACTGCTGATCTCTTCCAAATTGCCTGGGCGTTATCACGATTATAATAAGGCAATCGTAGCCATCGAGGAATCATTATACAGAGCAGATCTGGATTACTATGACCTATATCTCATTCACTGGCCGAATCCGAAGCAGGATAAGTATGTAGAAGCCTGGCAGGCACTCATTGAGGCGAAGAAACGTGGATATATCCGCTCCATTGGAGTTAGTAACTTCCTGCCTGAACATAATGAGCGTCTGATTAAGGAGACTGGGGTAGCCCCAAGTCTGAACCAGATCGAGCTGCATCCGTTTTTTGACCAGGCGGAGCAGCGGAAGAAGGATTCGGAGCATGGTATTGTCAATGAATCCTGGAGTCCCATTGGCCGCGGCAATGATGCCGTGCAGGATGTGGTGAAGGATGAGAAGATCCTCCGCATCGCGGAAGCTCATGGGAAAACGGGTACCCAGGTTATTTTGCGCTGGCATACCCAGCTGGGTTCCATTCCAATTCCGAAAGCAGGCTCCCTTCAACACCAGAAGGAAAATATCGATATCTTCGATTTTGAGCTGAGCGAGCAGGAGATGGAAGTGATCTCGTCGTTCAATCGTCAAGATGGACGGTTATGGGGACAGGACCCGAGCGAATACGAAGAGTTTTAA
- a CDS encoding RelA/SpoT domain-containing protein, with protein MNKDQLIIECIDLYRREKKQFQLFLNSIRDFFELDPPINETSQSVIHSIKYRLKDEDHLAEKVNRKSSTGNPINVNNLFSRVTDLAGLRILHLYQDQFPIIHEKIMNKVRSKDWYFVEPPKAYTWDPETVNFFSGLGIQCEQKESYYTSIHYLVKQKDDTSIICEIQVRTLFEEIWGEIDHSINYPQSIDSVACKEQIRVLSKLVSTGTRLADSIFRTYNDYKTQVKEIQDEEPINFNEDIHKNSNSKLKAHESKVVQQYLLTGNSNWFDQVASDLNKVIGATFMWPNGYWPFEKIASKAKPQSGDYFVVGYKNASEKIVGVIKYAGIKSLTDIIAENELAPNERITNGFSDVNNLRKFVNNRREVGCITIENIRMVANDEYNHEFGEFKETYAVRQNSLFIHRIGVDVNNEFRVTSKL; from the coding sequence ATGAATAAAGATCAACTTATTATTGAATGTATAGATTTGTATCGGAGAGAAAAAAAACAATTTCAACTTTTTTTGAACTCAATACGGGATTTTTTTGAATTAGATCCTCCAATTAATGAGACGAGCCAATCAGTTATTCATTCTATAAAGTATCGTTTAAAAGACGAGGATCATTTAGCCGAGAAAGTTAATCGGAAAAGTTCCACTGGTAATCCGATAAATGTTAATAATTTATTTAGTAGAGTAACCGATTTGGCTGGTTTACGCATACTCCATCTATATCAGGATCAGTTTCCAATTATACATGAAAAAATAATGAATAAGGTTAGATCGAAAGATTGGTATTTTGTGGAGCCGCCGAAAGCTTATACTTGGGATCCAGAAACTGTTAATTTTTTTAGTGGTTTAGGTATACAATGTGAACAAAAGGAGAGTTATTACACAAGTATTCATTATTTAGTAAAACAAAAGGATGATACCTCTATTATTTGTGAAATTCAAGTTCGTACGCTTTTTGAAGAGATCTGGGGAGAAATTGATCACTCGATTAATTATCCCCAATCAATTGATAGTGTTGCATGTAAGGAACAAATTCGTGTTCTTTCTAAGCTAGTATCTACAGGAACTAGATTGGCTGATTCTATTTTTAGAACCTATAATGACTACAAAACACAGGTTAAAGAAATACAAGATGAGGAGCCAATTAATTTTAATGAGGACATACATAAAAATTCTAATAGTAAGCTAAAAGCTCATGAGTCGAAGGTGGTTCAACAATATCTACTAACAGGTAATAGTAATTGGTTTGATCAAGTAGCTTCAGATTTAAATAAAGTTATAGGTGCTACATTTATGTGGCCAAATGGTTACTGGCCTTTTGAAAAAATAGCATCAAAAGCTAAGCCACAATCAGGAGACTATTTTGTAGTGGGGTACAAAAATGCTAGTGAAAAAATTGTGGGTGTTATAAAGTATGCAGGGATAAAATCACTAACAGATATTATTGCTGAGAATGAACTAGCACCAAACGAAAGAATAACTAATGGATTTAGTGACGTAAATAATTTAAGGAAATTTGTTAACAATAGAAGAGAGGTAGGTTGTATTACTATTGAAAATATTAGGATGGTCGCGAATGATGAGTATAATCATGAATTTGGAGAGTTTAAAGAAACGTACGCAGTCCGACAGAACAGTTTATTTATACATAGAATTGGTGTAGATGTTAATAACGAATTTAGGGTGACATCAAAACTGTGA
- a CDS encoding mechanosensitive ion channel family protein has translation MDFIKKQLDGTGMSEQTIGILSNIIMVIFIAVVSIVANYIAKRIVLKTIHHIVNNNRYKSGHIIVEKKLFHKLSHLVPAIIIYYSAYVFPSYQALIEKAAMTYMIVVTITVFNALLNVFDDIYRSYEVSKIRPIKGYIQVAKIILFIIGGIIVISSLIGQNPLIILSGLGALSAVLMLVFKDSILGLVAGVQLSSNDMVRVGDWIEMPKYNADGDVIDITLNTVKVRNFDKTITMIPSYALISDSFRNWRGMQVSGGRRIKRSVYIDTSSITFCTEDMIEEFRKIHYLTDYIATRMHEINEYNMEHQINTESKVNGRQLTNVGVFREYIHQYLKNHPKIHQDMTLIVRQLAPGDNGLPLEIYAFSNDITWGVYESVQADIFDHIFAVAPTFGLRAFQNPTGHDIVQLKESPQFSRGY, from the coding sequence ATGGATTTTATCAAAAAACAACTAGACGGAACGGGCATGAGTGAACAAACCATTGGCATTCTTTCAAACATCATCATGGTTATTTTTATAGCGGTGGTCTCCATCGTGGCGAATTATATTGCCAAAAGAATCGTGCTGAAGACGATCCATCATATCGTCAATAATAATCGGTACAAATCGGGCCATATCATTGTGGAGAAAAAGCTGTTCCACAAGCTGTCGCATCTCGTGCCAGCCATTATTATCTATTATTCTGCTTACGTCTTTCCATCCTATCAGGCCTTGATCGAGAAGGCTGCGATGACCTACATGATTGTAGTAACCATCACTGTATTTAATGCGCTGCTCAATGTGTTTGATGACATATATCGTTCCTATGAAGTATCCAAGATCAGGCCGATCAAAGGTTATATCCAGGTTGCCAAGATTATTCTTTTCATCATCGGGGGCATCATCGTCATCTCGAGCCTTATCGGTCAGAATCCGTTGATTATTCTCAGTGGGCTTGGTGCGTTATCGGCTGTGCTGATGCTGGTCTTCAAGGACTCCATCCTGGGCCTCGTGGCAGGCGTTCAATTGTCATCGAATGACATGGTGCGTGTTGGCGACTGGATTGAGATGCCGAAGTATAATGCAGACGGTGATGTCATTGACATAACACTCAATACGGTTAAGGTAAGAAATTTTGATAAAACGATCACGATGATTCCGAGTTATGCCTTGATATCGGACTCGTTCAGAAACTGGAGAGGCATGCAGGTATCTGGCGGCAGAAGGATTAAGCGAAGTGTCTATATTGATACAAGCAGTATCACCTTTTGTACCGAAGACATGATTGAGGAATTCCGGAAGATCCACTATCTTACGGACTATATCGCTACGCGAATGCATGAAATTAACGAGTATAATATGGAGCATCAGATTAATACGGAGAGCAAAGTAAACGGCAGACAGCTCACGAATGTGGGGGTATTCCGGGAATACATCCATCAGTATCTGAAAAATCATCCGAAGATTCATCAGGATATGACGTTGATCGTGAGACAGCTAGCACCGGGAGACAATGGACTTCCGCTCGAGATCTATGCATTCAGCAATGATATCACCTGGGGAGTGTATGAATCGGTGCAGGCCGATATCTTTGACCACATCTTTGCCGTGGCGCCAACGTTTGGTCTTCGTGCTTTTCAAAACCCAACGGGTCACGATATCGTTCAGCTTAAGGAAAGCCCGCAATTTTCACGTGGCTACTAA